The Arachis hypogaea cultivar Tifrunner chromosome 19, arahy.Tifrunner.gnm2.J5K5, whole genome shotgun sequence genome has a window encoding:
- the LOC112779795 gene encoding uncharacterized protein: MEWKKYYLDVILVPLGFMITIGYHVWLWHKVRTQPSSTIIGINTHARRFWVPAMIKDIEKKNILAVQTLRNLIMGSTLMATTSILLSAGLAAVISSTYSIKKPLNDAVYGAHSEFMVALKYVTLLTLFLFSFVCHTLSIRFLNQVSMLICTPQDVVSMVTPEYLTDLLEKGTILNTVGNRLFYSAVPLVLWIFGPVLVFLSSVAMLPVLYNLDFVCGDAKGNKAVVRSTCDKGDGYV; encoded by the exons ATGGAATGGAAGAAATATTACTTGGATGTGATATTGGTGCCATTAGGATTTATGATAACAATTGGTTATCATGTATGGTTATGGCATAAGGTTCGGACACAGccttcttccaccattattggaATCAATACTCATGCTAGACGCTTTTGGGTCCCTGCCATGATCAAG GATATTGAAAAGAAGAACATCTTAGCAGTCCAAACTCTTCGGAATCTAATAATGGGGTCAACTCTTATGGCCACAACATCCATTCTCCTCTCAGCAGGCTTGGCCGCAGTCATAAGCAGTACATACAGCATAAAGAAGCCTCTAAACGATGCCGTTTATGGAGCTCACAGTGAGTTCATGGTAGCACTCAAATACGTCACACTCCTTACACTATTCTTGTTCTCATTTGTCTGCCACACTCTCTCAATTAGATTCCTCAACCAG GTTAGCATGCTCATATGTACACCTCAAGATGTGGTGTCAATGGTGACACCGGAATATTTAACTGATCTGTTGGAGAAGGGGACAATCTTGAACACCGTCGGCAACAGGCTGTTCTACTCGGCGGTGCCGCTCGTGCTTTGGATTTTTGGCCCTGTTCTTGTTTTCTTGAGCTCTGTTGCTATGTTGCCTGTGCTATACAATCTTGATTTTGTGTGTGGTGATGCCAAGGGTAATAAGGCAGTGGTGAGGAGTACTTGTGACAAAGGAGATGGCTATGTTTAA